The following coding sequences are from one Pasteurellaceae bacterium RH1A window:
- a CDS encoding excinuclease ABC subunit A: MQYIDIRGARTHNLKNINLTLPRDKLIVITGLSGSGKSSLAFDTLYAEGQRRYVESLSAYARQFLSLMEKPDVDHIEGLSPAISIEQKSTSHNPRSTVGTITEIHDYLRLLFARVGEPRCPDHDVPLQAQTISQMVDRVLEEPEGKRLMLLAPVVKERKGEHTKLLENLTAQGYIRARIDGEICDLSDPPKLELQKKHTIEVVIDRFKVRPDISTRLAESFETALELSGSTAIIADMDDPKAEELVFSSSFACPHCGCSLTELEPRLFSFNNPAGACPTCDGLGIQQYFDEKKVVQNGEVSLASGAIKGWDRRSLYYFGLLKSLARHYDFDIEKPFNELPKKIRDIILNGSKDEIEFHYVNDRGDTVKRTHTFEGVLNNMARRYKETESNSVREDLAKYINNRPCTDCCGSRLRREARYVFIDKTNLPAVSEKSIGEALTFFEELALTGQRATIAEKILKEIRERLSFLVNVGLNYLSLSRSAETLSGGEAQRIRLASQIGAGLVGVMYVLDEPSIGLHQRDNERLLNTLLHLRNLGNTVIVVEHDEDAIMAADHIIDIGPGAGVHGGSVIAQGTAQEIMDNPASITGKFLSGKEKIEVPKSRTPRDPARILSLYGACGNNLKNVDLHIPVGLLTCITGVSGSGKSTLINDTLFPLAQNALNRAENTDVAPYKNIEGLAHFDKVIDIDQSPIGRTPRSNPATYTGLFTPIRELFAGVPESRARGYNVGRFSFNVRGGRCEACQGDGVLKVEMHFLPDVYVPCDQCKGKRYNRETLEIRYKGKSIHQVLDMTVEEAREFFDAVPMIARKLQTLMDVGLSYIRLGQSSTTLSGGEAQRVKLATELSKRDTGKTLYILDEPTTGLHFADIKQLLTVLHRLRDQGNTIVVIEHNLDVIKTADWIVDLGPEGGSGGGQIIAQGRPEEVAKDKKSHTARFLKAILAKK; encoded by the coding sequence ATGCAGTATATCGATATTCGTGGGGCCAGAACCCATAACCTGAAAAATATTAACCTCACCCTGCCACGTGACAAGCTGATTGTGATTACTGGCCTGTCTGGTTCGGGCAAGTCCTCACTTGCCTTCGACACCCTCTATGCCGAGGGTCAACGCCGTTATGTGGAATCGCTGTCTGCCTATGCTCGCCAGTTCTTATCCCTGATGGAAAAGCCGGATGTGGATCACATCGAGGGCCTGTCGCCGGCCATTTCTATTGAGCAAAAATCCACCTCCCACAACCCTCGTTCTACGGTGGGTACCATTACCGAAATCCACGACTATCTGCGTTTACTCTTTGCTCGTGTGGGGGAGCCACGCTGCCCTGATCACGATGTACCTCTCCAAGCCCAAACCATTTCACAGATGGTGGACAGGGTGCTGGAAGAGCCTGAGGGCAAACGGCTGATGTTGTTAGCCCCAGTTGTTAAGGAACGCAAGGGTGAACATACCAAATTACTGGAAAATCTGACTGCCCAAGGCTATATTCGGGCCAGAATTGACGGTGAAATTTGTGACCTGTCCGATCCACCAAAATTAGAGCTACAGAAAAAACACACCATTGAAGTAGTGATTGACCGCTTCAAGGTGCGGCCTGATATCAGCACCCGTTTGGCTGAATCCTTTGAAACTGCCTTAGAACTGTCAGGTTCCACCGCTATTATTGCTGATATGGACGACCCGAAAGCAGAAGAACTGGTCTTTTCCTCCAGCTTTGCCTGCCCGCATTGTGGTTGTTCTTTAACCGAATTAGAACCCCGCCTCTTCTCCTTTAATAACCCAGCAGGGGCTTGTCCAACCTGTGATGGCTTGGGGATTCAGCAGTATTTTGACGAGAAAAAGGTGGTGCAAAATGGTGAGGTATCGCTGGCCAGCGGAGCTATTAAGGGCTGGGACAGACGTAGCCTCTACTATTTCGGCCTGCTAAAATCCCTGGCTCGCCACTATGATTTCGACATTGAAAAGCCCTTTAATGAATTGCCCAAGAAGATCCGTGACATTATCCTCAACGGATCTAAGGACGAAATTGAATTTCACTATGTGAATGATCGGGGTGATACGGTCAAACGCACCCACACCTTTGAAGGCGTGCTCAACAATATGGCCCGCCGCTACAAGGAAACCGAATCTAATTCTGTGCGGGAAGACTTGGCCAAATACATCAACAACCGCCCTTGCACCGACTGCTGCGGCTCCCGCCTACGGCGTGAAGCCCGTTATGTCTTTATCGACAAAACCAACCTGCCAGCCGTATCGGAAAAGAGCATTGGCGAAGCCCTAACCTTCTTTGAAGAACTGGCCTTAACCGGCCAGCGGGCCACCATTGCCGAAAAAATCCTCAAGGAGATTCGGGAACGGCTTTCCTTCCTGGTTAATGTGGGGCTGAATTACCTTTCCCTTTCTCGTTCAGCCGAAACCCTTTCAGGCGGCGAAGCCCAACGGATTCGCTTGGCCAGTCAGATTGGGGCTGGCTTAGTGGGGGTTATGTATGTACTAGATGAGCCTTCAATCGGCCTGCACCAGCGGGACAATGAACGCCTGCTTAACACCCTCTTACATTTGCGAAACCTGGGTAATACGGTGATTGTGGTTGAGCATGATGAAGATGCCATTATGGCTGCCGATCATATTATCGACATCGGCCCGGGAGCAGGCGTACACGGCGGCAGCGTGATTGCCCAAGGCACGGCCCAAGAAATCATGGATAATCCAGCCTCCATTACCGGCAAATTCCTGTCAGGCAAGGAAAAGATTGAAGTGCCCAAATCTCGCACGCCTCGTGATCCAGCACGCATTTTAAGCCTCTATGGGGCCTGCGGTAATAACCTGAAAAATGTCGATCTGCATATTCCAGTTGGGCTTTTGACCTGCATTACAGGCGTATCGGGCTCGGGCAAATCTACCCTAATTAACGACACCCTCTTCCCGCTGGCCCAAAATGCCCTCAACCGGGCAGAAAATACCGATGTTGCTCCTTATAAGAACATTGAGGGCCTGGCTCATTTTGATAAGGTTATCGACATCGACCAAAGCCCAATCGGCCGGACACCACGTTCCAACCCAGCCACCTACACCGGCCTCTTCACGCCGATTCGTGAACTCTTTGCCGGCGTGCCTGAATCCCGGGCTCGTGGCTACAATGTAGGACGCTTTAGCTTTAACGTGCGGGGTGGCCGCTGCGAGGCCTGTCAGGGCGATGGCGTGTTGAAAGTAGAAATGCACTTCCTGCCTGATGTTTACGTGCCTTGCGACCAGTGTAAGGGCAAACGCTACAACCGTGAAACCCTGGAAATCCGCTACAAGGGCAAGAGCATTCATCAAGTGCTGGATATGACCGTGGAAGAGGCTCGGGAATTTTTCGATGCCGTGCCCATGATTGCCCGTAAGCTACAAACCCTGATGGATGTGGGGCTTTCCTATATTCGCCTAGGTCAATCCTCCACTACCCTTTCAGGCGGGGAGGCCCAGCGGGTCAAGCTGGCAACCGAACTCTCCAAGCGGGATACGGGCAAGACCCTCTATATCCTTGATGAGCCAACCACCGGCCTGCACTTTGCCGACATCAAGCAGCTCTTAACCGTGCTTCATAGATTGCGGGATCAGGGCAATACCATTGTGGTGATTGAGCATAATTTAGATGTGATCAAAACCGCCGACTGGATTGTCGATTTAGGCCCAGAGGGGGGTAGCGGCGGTGGCCAGATTATCGCTCAAGGCAGGCCTGAAGAGGTGGCTAAGGACAAAAAATCCCATACGGCCAGGTTCTTAAAGGCTATTTTAGCCAAGAAATAG
- a CDS encoding single-stranded DNA-binding protein (binds to single stranded DNA and may facilitate the binding and interaction of other proteins to DNA), whose amino-acid sequence MAGVNKVIIVGNLGNDPEVRTMQNGEAVANISVATSESWTDKMTGERREITEWHRIVFYRRQAEVAGQYLRKGSKVYVEGRIRTRKWQDQNGQDRYTTEIQGDVLQMLDSRNSQGGDFGGNGGGWGNSAPAPQNNSYGGGNSYGNNNSYSQPAAQPQAAKPTAPPPADNFDDDIPF is encoded by the coding sequence ATGGCAGGTGTAAATAAAGTTATTATCGTGGGCAACTTGGGCAACGATCCTGAAGTGCGTACCATGCAAAACGGTGAAGCGGTGGCCAATATTAGCGTAGCCACCTCCGAATCTTGGACAGACAAGATGACCGGCGAACGCCGTGAAATTACTGAATGGCACAGAATTGTTTTCTATCGCCGCCAGGCCGAAGTGGCAGGTCAGTACCTGCGTAAGGGTTCAAAGGTTTATGTGGAAGGCCGTATCCGCACCCGTAAATGGCAGGACCAAAATGGCCAAGATCGCTACACAACTGAAATCCAGGGCGATGTGCTACAAATGTTAGATAGCCGCAATTCTCAAGGTGGGGATTTTGGCGGTAACGGTGGTGGCTGGGGCAACTCTGCACCTGCGCCGCAAAATAACAGCTACGGTGGCGGCAACAGCTATGGCAATAACAATAGCTACTCACAACCTGCTGCTCAACCACAAGCAGCCAAGCCAACGGCTCCGCCGCCAGCAGATAATTTTGATGATGATATTCCTTTCTAA
- a CDS encoding peptidoglycan-associated lipoprotein, protein MKKFAKVLMVAAPAFVLAACSSSADNADANANANANAAGQFGGMSVQDLQTRYNTVYFGFDSYNVEGEYQQLLDAHAAYLTSANGKVTVEGHADERGTPEYNIALGQRRANAVEGYLNAKGVQAGQVSTVSYGEEKPAVLGHTEADYAKNRRAVLAY, encoded by the coding sequence ATGAAAAAATTCGCTAAAGTATTAATGGTTGCAGCACCTGCTTTCGTATTAGCAGCTTGCAGCAGCTCTGCTGACAACGCAGATGCCAACGCAAACGCTAATGCAAACGCTGCTGGCCAATTCGGCGGTATGTCTGTTCAAGACCTACAAACCCGTTACAACACTGTATACTTCGGTTTTGACAGCTACAATGTTGAAGGTGAGTACCAACAACTTTTAGATGCACACGCTGCATACTTAACTTCAGCAAACGGCAAAGTGACTGTTGAAGGTCACGCTGACGAACGTGGTACCCCAGAGTACAACATCGCCTTAGGCCAACGTCGTGCCAACGCAGTTGAAGGCTACTTAAACGCTAAAGGCGTTCAAGCAGGTCAAGTTTCAACTGTTTCATACGGTGAAGAAAAACCAGCTGTATTAGGTCACACAGAAGCTGACTACGCTAAAAACCGTCGTGCGGTCTTAGCCTACTAA
- a CDS encoding Tol-Pal system beta propeller repeat protein TolB, with the protein MKLFSRLAGLLGALTLFSASVSAESDVRISIDQGVDMAQPIAVVPFRANGVSADVAQIISDDLRNSGKFNPLAANRMPAQPGSAGEVNPQQWTDIGIDNIVVGQVSPAGGGYNIAYQLIDTLGISGAAGNVIAQGSFNVPAAQIRLGAHTVSDQVFEKLTQIRGAFRTKIAYVVQRGVSAYEIRVSDYDGHNAFTVVKSKEPLMSPTWSPDGSKLSYTTFENKKSQLVVHDLRSGSRKILSAAKGHNGAPAFSPDGSRIAFASNRDGVLNIYVVGVGGGNPSQLTSNAGNNTEPSWSPDGRTIYFTSDRGGRPAVYQMSSAGGGASAIGGSGSYNPKVSADGKYLIMISGDRVVRRDLASGSTEVLSSTFLDESPSISPNGIMVIYSSTKGVSKVLQLVSADGRFKANLPGAGGQFKFPAWSPFLTK; encoded by the coding sequence ATGAAATTATTTTCTCGCTTGGCAGGTTTATTGGGGGCCTTAACCCTCTTTTCTGCCAGTGTCTCTGCTGAGTCAGATGTCCGTATTTCCATTGACCAAGGTGTCGATATGGCCCAGCCGATTGCAGTTGTGCCTTTCCGTGCCAATGGGGTATCAGCAGATGTAGCACAGATTATTTCTGACGATTTGCGAAATAGTGGCAAATTTAACCCGCTTGCAGCCAATAGAATGCCTGCTCAGCCTGGTTCAGCAGGCGAGGTCAATCCACAACAATGGACGGATATCGGCATCGACAACATTGTGGTTGGACAAGTTTCTCCAGCAGGTGGCGGTTATAATATTGCCTACCAATTGATTGATACCCTGGGTATTTCAGGGGCAGCAGGCAATGTGATTGCCCAAGGTTCTTTTAATGTACCAGCCGCCCAAATCCGTTTAGGGGCGCATACGGTCAGTGACCAGGTTTTTGAAAAATTGACTCAAATTCGTGGTGCCTTTAGAACCAAGATTGCCTATGTGGTACAACGTGGCGTGTCGGCCTATGAAATCCGTGTGTCAGACTACGATGGCCACAACGCCTTTACCGTGGTGAAAAGCAAGGAGCCTTTGATGTCGCCAACCTGGTCACCAGATGGCTCAAAACTGTCTTACACCACCTTTGAGAACAAAAAATCCCAGTTAGTGGTGCATGATTTGCGTTCAGGCTCTCGTAAGATCCTGTCTGCTGCCAAGGGCCACAACGGTGCACCAGCCTTCTCGCCAGACGGTTCTCGCATTGCCTTTGCTTCAAACAGAGATGGCGTGTTAAATATTTATGTTGTGGGCGTGGGTGGTGGAAACCCAAGCCAATTAACCAGCAACGCTGGCAATAATACCGAGCCAAGCTGGTCACCAGATGGCCGCACCATCTACTTTACCTCAGACAGAGGGGGCAGACCTGCGGTTTATCAAATGAGTTCAGCAGGCGGCGGGGCATCAGCAATCGGTGGTAGCGGCAGCTACAACCCGAAAGTGTCGGCTGATGGCAAATATCTAATTATGATTTCAGGTGATAGAGTGGTTAGACGTGACTTAGCTTCAGGTAGCACGGAAGTCCTAAGCTCCACGTTCTTAGACGAAAGTCCGAGCATTTCACCAAATGGCATCATGGTTATTTATAGCTCTACCAAAGGTGTGAGTAAAGTGCTACAATTAGTATCCGCAGATGGTCGCTTCAAAGCAAATCTGCCGGGAGCAGGTGGGCAATTTAAGTTTCCTGCTTGGTCACCATTCTTAACAAAATAA
- a CDS encoding cell envelope integrity protein TolA yields the protein MKYQTSKLELAIIISLLLHLLLAVLLYFASLATPMMQGAGGSGGDSDVLDAVMVDTGQVAAEYGRLIQEKQGNPPPKQEEPKPEPEPEEAQESEQEAAIALQKAQEAQKLAEQKRQEALKKQQEEQRRQEQERQKQEQVRQEQLKKQQAEEAARKKAAEAARLKADAEAKRLEAAAKQAEEEKKAKEAQAKAEAQKKAEQERLEAERKAQQQKAEQAAKEQAAREAKAKAEKEAKEKAEREAKLKAEREAKAKAEKEAKEKAEREAKAKAEREAKAKAEKEAKEKAAKAKAEADAKAKAEKARNQQALDDFLSGGNVGGGSSRGGNANSKGSAGSGGTQGVGQGGADGDAYGQRIKRLIQSRYRVDPSFAGKQCAVKIFLERDGTIRNYQVMNGSKDVCDAAVAAIVATKKVPPAPSDAVYSRFKSPVLDFSLKVK from the coding sequence GTGAAATATCAAACGAGTAAGCTGGAACTTGCGATCATTATCTCGCTCTTGCTACACCTTTTGCTGGCAGTCCTGCTCTATTTCGCTTCACTGGCCACGCCAATGATGCAGGGCGCAGGTGGCAGTGGTGGCGACAGCGATGTGCTGGATGCGGTTATGGTTGATACTGGGCAGGTTGCGGCGGAATATGGCCGCTTGATTCAGGAAAAACAGGGCAATCCACCACCTAAGCAGGAGGAGCCGAAACCTGAGCCAGAACCAGAAGAAGCGCAAGAGAGCGAGCAAGAAGCCGCCATTGCTCTTCAAAAAGCCCAAGAGGCACAAAAATTAGCTGAACAAAAACGCCAAGAAGCCCTCAAAAAGCAGCAAGAAGAGCAGCGCAGACAGGAGCAAGAACGCCAGAAGCAAGAGCAGGTTCGCCAAGAACAGTTGAAAAAACAGCAGGCAGAAGAGGCCGCTCGTAAAAAAGCGGCTGAAGCTGCCCGCTTGAAGGCGGATGCAGAAGCCAAACGCCTAGAGGCTGCGGCCAAACAGGCGGAAGAAGAGAAAAAGGCCAAGGAAGCTCAAGCCAAGGCAGAGGCCCAGAAAAAGGCTGAGCAAGAAAGGCTAGAAGCAGAACGCAAGGCCCAGCAACAAAAAGCTGAACAAGCGGCCAAAGAACAGGCAGCTCGAGAGGCCAAGGCTAAGGCAGAAAAAGAAGCCAAAGAAAAGGCTGAGAGAGAGGCCAAGTTAAAGGCAGAGCGTGAAGCCAAAGCCAAGGCTGAAAAAGAGGCCAAAGAAAAAGCAGAAAGAGAAGCCAAGGCAAAAGCTGAGAGAGAGGCTAAAGCCAAAGCAGAAAAAGAAGCCAAAGAAAAGGCCGCTAAAGCCAAGGCAGAAGCAGACGCTAAGGCCAAGGCAGAGAAAGCCAGAAATCAACAGGCTCTCGATGATTTCTTAAGTGGCGGTAATGTCGGCGGTGGATCAAGCCGTGGCGGCAATGCTAACAGCAAAGGATCGGCAGGTTCTGGCGGTACTCAAGGTGTCGGCCAAGGCGGTGCAGATGGGGATGCTTATGGTCAGCGGATTAAACGCTTGATTCAATCTCGATACCGTGTTGATCCGAGCTTTGCAGGCAAACAATGTGCAGTGAAAATTTTCTTAGAGCGTGATGGTACGATTCGTAATTATCAGGTGATGAATGGTAGCAAGGATGTCTGCGATGCGGCAGTGGCTGCAATCGTGGCAACCAAAAAAGTGCCACCAGCACCTTCTGATGCGGTTTACTCACGTTTTAAATCGCCAGTATTAGACTTTAGCTTAAAAGTTAAATAA
- a CDS encoding protein TolR (membrane spanning protein in TolA-TolQ-TolR complex; involved in the tonB-independent uptake of group A colicins): MSYRRNRKRNDIKSEINIVPFLDVLLVLLLIFMATAPIISQSVEVDLPDDKHSQSVSNEDRTPVILQVGGVGQYKLKIDGNFVQANSSEELNEAEVIAHAGEAFQKDNNTLFLVAGGKDVPYEEVMKGITLLKDAGVKTVGLMTEGK; encoded by the coding sequence ATGTCTTACCGCCGTAATCGAAAACGTAACGACATTAAATCTGAAATTAATATCGTCCCCTTCTTGGACGTGCTCTTGGTGCTCTTGCTGATTTTTATGGCAACCGCCCCAATTATCAGCCAAAGCGTGGAAGTGGACTTGCCAGACGATAAGCATAGCCAGTCTGTTTCCAATGAAGATCGCACGCCCGTGATTTTGCAGGTGGGCGGTGTTGGCCAATATAAGTTAAAAATTGATGGCAACTTTGTCCAAGCCAATAGCAGCGAAGAGCTAAATGAAGCTGAGGTGATTGCTCATGCAGGCGAGGCCTTCCAAAAGGATAATAACACCCTCTTTTTGGTGGCTGGTGGCAAGGATGTGCCTTATGAAGAAGTGATGAAGGGCATTACCTTGCTCAAGGATGCAGGGGTCAAAACCGTTGGCCTGATGACTGAAGGCAAATAG
- a CDS encoding protein TolQ, which produces MSHDLNFLELFMQASIVVKIVILILIAFSVLSWAVIISRSRVLTRAKKDAMNFEDRFWSGEDLNRLHEGLENRRDALGGTEQIFYVGFKEFTRLQQTTQDPEAIVQGSSRAMNLALNREVEGLESYVPFLATVGSISPYIGLFGTVWGIMHSFMGLSAVKQATLQSVAPGIAEALVATAIGLFAAIPAVMAYNRLSLRVNKLEQNYANFIDEFTTILHRQAFSKK; this is translated from the coding sequence ATGTCTCACGATTTAAACTTTCTTGAATTATTTATGCAAGCAAGTATTGTGGTTAAGATTGTTATTTTAATCCTAATCGCCTTTTCTGTGCTTTCTTGGGCGGTGATTATTTCCCGCAGCCGTGTGCTGACCCGAGCCAAGAAAGATGCCATGAATTTTGAAGATCGCTTCTGGTCAGGTGAAGACCTCAACCGCCTACATGAAGGCTTGGAAAACCGCCGTGATGCTTTGGGCGGCACCGAACAAATTTTCTATGTAGGTTTTAAGGAATTTACCCGCCTGCAACAAACCACCCAAGATCCTGAAGCCATCGTACAAGGCTCCAGCCGTGCCATGAACCTGGCCCTTAACCGTGAAGTTGAAGGCTTGGAAAGCTATGTGCCTTTCTTGGCAACCGTGGGATCTATCAGCCCTTATATCGGCTTATTCGGTACAGTTTGGGGGATCATGCACTCTTTCATGGGCTTAAGTGCCGTGAAACAGGCCACCCTTCAATCGGTTGCCCCGGGTATTGCTGAAGCCTTGGTTGCAACAGCCATCGGCTTGTTTGCTGCCATTCCAGCGGTGATGGCCTATAACCGTTTGAGCTTGCGTGTCAATAAATTAGAACAAAATTACGCCAACTTTATTGACGAATTTACCACGATTTTACATCGTCAAGCCTTTTCTAAGAAGTAG
- a CDS encoding tol-pal system-associated acyl-CoA thioesterase: MHFPIRVYYEDTDAGGVVYHANYLHFFERARTEFLRQAGFSQQALFAENLAFVVKKMEIDYQFPARLDDLLQVETTILELKKASMVFLQRLYKEGQCLSQAKVTVASVNLEKMKPVALPSALSHSLQAV, encoded by the coding sequence ATGCACTTTCCCATTCGAGTTTATTATGAAGATACCGATGCAGGTGGTGTGGTTTATCACGCAAACTACCTGCATTTTTTTGAACGTGCCAGAACCGAATTTTTACGCCAAGCCGGCTTTTCCCAGCAGGCACTTTTTGCTGAAAACTTGGCCTTTGTGGTGAAAAAAATGGAAATTGACTACCAGTTTCCCGCACGTTTAGACGATTTATTGCAGGTAGAAACCACTATTTTGGAACTAAAAAAAGCCTCAATGGTCTTTCTACAGCGATTATATAAAGAAGGGCAGTGCCTGAGCCAAGCCAAGGTGACGGTCGCCAGTGTTAATTTAGAAAAAATGAAACCCGTGGCCCTGCCGAGCGCACTTAGCCACAGCCTACAAGCGGTCTAG
- a CDS encoding cyd operon protein YbgE, producing MIQSLYNLTAKGLIKALSFILAVSFFAIILLNSTAFAHKFGGSVPYLALSAFYGMAILFIHGIGFEIKSRLWQLVFLPLTGYLIVLSSIIYILAL from the coding sequence ATGATTCAATCACTCTACAATTTAACAGCAAAGGGCTTGATAAAAGCCCTTTCTTTCATTCTCGCCGTCAGCTTTTTTGCAATAATTTTGCTTAATTCAACCGCTTTCGCCCATAAATTTGGTGGCAGCGTGCCTTACCTTGCTCTCTCGGCATTTTACGGCATGGCCATTTTATTTATTCACGGCATCGGTTTTGAGATCAAAAGCCGCCTTTGGCAGCTGGTCTTTTTACCGCTGACAGGTTACCTGATTGTCCTATCTTCTATCATTTATATTCTTGCTTTGTAA
- a CDS encoding cytochrome d ubiquinol oxidase subunit II, producing MLDYEVLRFIWWVLICVLLIGFAITDGFDMGTQMLLPVIGKSNVERRVMINTIAPHWDGNQVWLLTGGGAIFAAWPTVYATSFSGFYMAMILVLAALFFRPVGFEYRAKIDDQRWRNAWDWGLFIAGFVPAVVFGVAFGNLLQGVPFEFNQLNQVKYTGSFFGLLNPFALLCGVVSLMMLVTQGATWLQMKTTADLRTRSRNVAQLTAAVGIVAFLLAGAWLYMKDGFVVTSQLDHNAQSLLTNKTVALESGAWFKNYVEMPALWLVPVVAVLGALITIVASKANRNGFAFFGSSLMQVGIILTAAVSMFPFIMPSISHPNVSLTVWDATASELTLTIMLVVACIFVPLVLAYTIWSYIKMYGRIDAKFIEDNSASVY from the coding sequence ATGTTAGATTATGAAGTTCTACGCTTTATTTGGTGGGTTTTAATCTGTGTATTATTGATCGGTTTTGCCATTACCGACGGCTTTGATATGGGCACACAAATGCTTTTACCTGTAATTGGTAAAAGCAATGTGGAACGCCGTGTGATGATCAACACCATCGCCCCGCACTGGGATGGTAACCAAGTTTGGTTATTAACTGGTGGTGGTGCCATCTTCGCAGCTTGGCCAACGGTTTATGCCACCTCTTTCTCTGGCTTCTATATGGCCATGATCTTGGTGCTTGCCGCCCTATTCTTCCGCCCAGTAGGCTTTGAATACCGTGCGAAAATTGACGATCAAAGATGGCGTAATGCTTGGGACTGGGGCTTGTTTATTGCAGGTTTCGTGCCAGCAGTGGTCTTCGGTGTGGCCTTTGGTAACCTCCTTCAAGGCGTACCATTTGAGTTCAACCAACTTAACCAAGTCAAATACACCGGCTCATTCTTCGGCTTACTCAATCCATTTGCCCTTTTATGTGGCGTGGTTAGCCTTATGATGTTAGTGACCCAAGGTGCAACCTGGTTACAAATGAAAACCACCGCAGATCTGCGTACTCGCTCAAGAAATGTGGCTCAATTAACCGCAGCAGTGGGCATCGTTGCCTTCCTTCTTGCAGGCGCTTGGTTATATATGAAAGATGGTTTTGTGGTCACCAGCCAGTTGGATCACAACGCCCAATCTCTCTTAACCAACAAAACTGTTGCCCTAGAGAGCGGTGCTTGGTTTAAAAACTATGTGGAAATGCCAGCCCTATGGCTCGTGCCTGTGGTTGCTGTATTGGGTGCCTTAATTACCATTGTGGCCTCCAAAGCTAACCGCAACGGCTTCGCCTTCTTTGGTTCATCACTTATGCAAGTGGGCATTATCCTCACTGCCGCAGTGTCAATGTTCCCATTCATTATGCCGTCAATCTCACACCCAAATGTTAGCTTGACCGTATGGGATGCAACTGCAAGTGAATTAACCTTAACCATTATGCTGGTTGTTGCCTGTATTTTCGTACCATTAGTGTTAGCCTATACCATTTGGTCTTATATCAAAATGTATGGCCGCATTGATGCCAAATTCATTGAAGACAACAGCGCAAGCGTTTACTAA